The proteins below are encoded in one region of Strix aluco isolate bStrAlu1 chromosome 8, bStrAlu1.hap1, whole genome shotgun sequence:
- the PDE4DIP gene encoding myomegalin isoform X2 codes for MKETCRICARELCGNQRRWIFHTAAKLNLQVLLSHVLGRELCRDGKSEFACSKCAFMLDRIYRFDTVIARIEALSIERLQKLLLEKDRLKFCIASMYRRNNEDSSTDDRGGEGTVDLSNLPDVRYTALLQEDFAYSGYEYWTDQEEHGLESHSCHASEGASNRPRRCRGCATLRVADADYEAICKVPRKVARSISCGLSSRWSASMGNEESSVCDVAESTSARVPVDGESMEEGTPASSVESLDTTVETSPPQQKDEDADKGVKGNGKGDDFSDDRMTPNSSLSGNRLELALSLIKALDYKPLQSPPGSRLPIPVKSNLPPPKLSRDLADGSSSAGLACAGSAFVNADRKSFSRAPLGLSLEISELQELWDDLCEDYMPLRVQNLQDEHQQLAPGDPAAGEHVPDLCVAELQGKIQQFEAANKLLQEKLNELNFELKSVQETSQRQDCTIQSLNEVLKSKESKTEELYHIIEGQNETMGKLRDMLHRSHLGQLQMSESPLSSQEQQMSLLDLQNTLFCTKLEVQKLKRAQRQKEHQLTEARRATQLLETMVHEEEQQKEAALKHNQELRAVVQQLQAELQDKAQQLQTVEWEKCRELQAQEQKVHRLSQHLARKEQLLQESRELLQCQQSSDKSPAAMNAMLEKLQQRVSDRDDALERAVDEKFCALEKKEQELQQLHLSIRERGSDLERLRNVLSSNEATIHSLESLLKAKTLELEQVSATCQNLQWLKEEIEAKSCIRQKEQEGIIQQLQTCLHDRNKEVEELTATLLCKLGPGQSEIAEELCLRLQHKEKMLQDLLSDRNHQTTEHDAEIRELLQALSTKEQQSRVAAEKMAHALAERSCELQLLRQHVLGKEPVGTQLAGARLLKQDKQPIQEILQRACGATAIAGPPQGDSSCRTEGVTMSAAELEKDLVNAKEELELMAKKERESRRELAALQSVVATQEEELQVQASDIESLTRTIQIKEDLIKDLQMQLVDPEEIPAVERLTQEVLVLREKVALVESRGQEATGNRRQQLLLMLEGLVAERNRLNEALQAERQLYGSLVKFHTHPDSAARDHTLQVELEGVHELRGQLEEALGRSLERLSRLETQGAIGGQATGTDADDASTNFTSSIKEEAAHGVATQHSSPRTPKESGGTERTLMGSTAPAMLERELQAEKELRELKAQLEEAGFSSVSQIRKAMLSLCLENAELKEQMGEATSLLESGEQEEAGLGTPLAPEPHRLQRKSRSALRDHPTGGSGDGQGVPAERGAVPAKRPALEARSQDDVPKRPCPGTTGGGDRSHVEGTIPGGGWPGLGAELRSQVAQGQRQCQELQDKLAASEATVRAQAEQLEKYHILLREPHAQQLSKQVQVDFQDLGYETCGRSETEADRDETTSPECEEPDVFSEPSLGEEPGSLCQPGMPRAGKAARKAVAPVDVGALHQHIQDLKTQLLNANKVIQSLQRRARSISVTSGYTSGTERPPPGPMALASPAYSLTDEDEGWQSDGHSTLCPPALRAHRDLQHLVHRVTLLEAQLPATKPGGILPKELQSATWPGKYDSLIQAQARELSHLRQVLREGRGVSRSLAQHLRDALRSFEDILRGTDIDYYLGQGFREQLAQGRQLAERLSNKLGTRDRQDGEDKTSHELLALRLSRELQEKEKVIESLEAKLQERCESPGSSHPPSESSRSATSSSFVSEGLEPCSDGDAASECSQCHEEPARIAGLHFDSLSKPVSAPLPVLAPGLPPFLPAEPPHPAAPPLLGCCGTPVCSLAEAQQELQVLRRQLGESVTLPVAPAKPTAPLGPFGEGSKAPASLCRHGALQSLAEIPGATETCALWDVPPPGQPLYGALPLGYPSSQRLTGADLLEEHLVEIRSLRQRLEESICTNDRLREQLERRLASTSKASGLPGDVCTQTLEPGLQLSGENQALREDNRTLRLQCDHLSQELAQVQEALLAACSRAREAEAELGQRRGEQRRLAEELTKHQEGVQQLREERRSLQEDNNRLQHTVTLLQQQYEEHRLLLQTLRMELHVYESLPGPSAETRAGCFPSPPVRDVGTSSAAPLFSQLPSDTSVARRMDEPRGADPLVSKTEGPTGAHVVGRLDTYRALEQHILEGKALAHELMCLTRPALGLPNCPLPGKEVTRGQDGAGGGGGPDPPWPMCKVAPEPATSPEACRAGKWQVVPSLGAVAGTALPCWAGHGESPGAAGCGCPSSTGSRTLLPQALGWAGAGHLWGSASTLHHVLEECASFLAAFWSTVLPVGPAQHQGKEQELQGEIVALRAQLSEREDALRSTAERLRGTAQLKDSMEQFIVSQLTRTHSVLRKARTNLEVKAQQALPVA; via the exons ATGAAGGAAACCTGCCGGATCTGTGCCCGGGAGCTGTGTGGCAACCAGCGGCGATGGATCTTCCACACGGCAGCCAAGCTGAACCTCCAGGTGCTGCTCTCCCACGTCCTGGGCAGGGAGCTGTGCCGGGATGGCAAATCTGAGTTCGCTTGCAGCAAGTGTGCCTTCATGCTGGACCGCATCTACAGGTTCGACACTGTCATCGCGCGCATCGAAGCCCTCTCCATCGAGCGCCTGCAGAAACTGCTGCTGGAGAAAGACCGCCTCAAGTTCTGCATTGCAAGCATGTACCGCAGGAACAACGAGGACTCTAGCACAGATGACAGAGGTGGAGAAGGGACTGTGGACCTTTCTAACCTGCCTGACGTACGGTACACTGCCCTCCTTCAGGAGGACTTTGCTTATTCTGGGTATGAATATTGGACGGATCAGGAAGAGCACGGCTTGGAGTCACATAGCTGCCATGCTTCAGAGGGAGCAAGTAACCGCCCGCGGCGCTGCCGAGGCTGTGCCACGCTGCGGGTGGCCGATGCCGACTATGAAGCAATTTGCAAAGTGCCGCGAAAGGTGGCCAGAAGCATCTCCTGCGGGCTGTCCAGCCGGTGGTCGGCCAGCATGGGCAACGAGGAGTCATCCGTGTGTGATGTGGCAGAGTCCACCAGCGCCAGAGTGCCTGTGGATGGGGAGAGCATGGAAGAAGGCACGCCTGCATCCTCTGTTGAGTCCCTGGACACGACTGTGGAGACAAGccctccacagcagaaggacgaAGATGCAGATAAGGGGGTGAAAGGGAATGGGAAAGGTGATGACTTCTCCGATGACCGCATGACCCCAAACTCTTCATTGAGCGGGAACAGGCTGGAGCTGGCCCTCAGTTTGATCAAGGCTTTGGACTACAAACCCCTTCAGAGCCCCCCAGGCAGCAGGCTACCTATTCCTGTGAAGTCCAACTTGCCCCCTCCCAAGCTCAGCCGTGACTTGGCAGATGGCAGCTCTTCTGCTGGGTTAGCATGTGCTGGTTCTGCCTTTGTGAATGCAGACAGAAAATCCTTTTCCAGAGCTCCTTTGGGTCTTTCCCTGGAGATTTCTGAACTGCAGGAGCTGTGGGATGACCTCTGTGAGGATTATATGCCGCTGCGGGTACAG aATTTGCAGGATGAACATCAGCAGCTGGCTCCAGGTGACCCGGCAGCAGGGGAGCATGTGCCCGATCTCTGTGTTGCAGAGCTGCAGGGTAAAATCCAGCAGTTTGAAGCTGCCAACAAG TTGTTACAGGAAAAGCTGAATGAAttgaattttgaattaaaatctgTCCAAGAAACATCGCAAAGGCAAGATTGTACAATCCAGAGTCTGAACGAGGTCCTGAAGAGCAAAGAGAGTAAG ACAGAAGAGCTGTACCATATCATTGAAGGGCAGAATGAGACAATGGGCAAGCTGCGGGACATGTTACACAGAAGCCACCTGGGACAGTTGCAG ATGTCAGAGAGCCCACTCTCATCCCAGGAGCAGCAAATGTCACTGCTAGATCTTCAGAATACGCTTTTCTGCACCAAGCTGGAGGTGCAGAAACTGAAAAGAGCTCAGCGCCAGAAAGAGCATCAACTGACTGAAGCCAGGAGAGCAACCCAGCTCCTAGAGACCATGGTGCAtgaggaggagcagcagaaagaggCAGCCTTGAAACACAACCAG GAGCTGCGTGCTGTGGtacagcagctgcaggcagagctgcaggacaAGGCTCAGCAGCTCCAGACGGTAGAGTGGGAGAAATGCCGTGAGCTGCAGGCCCAGGAGCAGAAAGTTCACCGTTTGAGTCAGCATCTGGCTCGCAAGGAACAGCTTCTGCAG GAATCAAGAGAGCTTCTGCAATGCCAGCAAAGCTCGGACAAGAGTCCTGCAGCCATGAATGCCATGTTGGAGAAACTGCAGCAGCGAGTCAGCGACAGGGATGATGCTCTGGAG CGAGCAGTGGATGAGAAGTTCTGTGCCCTGGAGAAGAAAGAGCAAGAGCTGCAACAGCTCCATCTCTCAATAAGGGAGCGTGGAAGTGACCTGGAGAGACTGCGCAATGTCCTATCCAGCAACGAGGCCACCATTCAT AGCCTGGAGAGCCTCCTGAAAGCCAAAACCCTGGAACTAGAGCAGGTCTCAGCAACCTGCCAAAACCTCCAGTGGCTCAAGGAGGAGATCGAAGCCAAATCCTGCATCaggcagaaggagcaggaggggatCATCCAGCAGCTGCAGACCTGCTTGCATGACAGGAACAAGGAAGTGGAG GAGCTTACAGCAACTCTGCTGTGCAAGTTGGGCCCAGGACAGAGTGAGAtagcagaggagctgtgcttgCGTCTCCAGCACAAGGAGAAGATGCTGCAGGATCTCCTCAGTGACAGGAACCATCAGACCACGGAGCATGATGCTGAAATCCGGGAGCTGCTGCAGGCCCTGAGCACCaaggagcagcagagcaga GTGGCTGCTGAGAAGATGGCACATGCTTTGGCTGAAAGGAGCTGCGAGTTACAACTCCTACGCCAGCATGTGTTGGGGAAGGAGCCTGTCGGGACCCAGTTGGCTGGTGCCAGGCTGTTGAAGCAGGACAAACAGCCCATACAA GAAATACTGCAAAGAGCTTGTGGAGCTACAGCCATTGCCGGACCCCCACAGGGGGACAGCAGCTGCAGGACAGAGGGAG TTACAATGTCAGCAGCAGAACTTGAGAAGGATCTTGTTAATGCCAAAGAGGAGCTGGAGCTGATGgcaaagaaggaaagggaaagcagG CGGGAGCTCGCTGCTCTCCAGTCTGTTGTGGCCAcgcaggaggaagagctgcaggTGCAGGCCTCCGATATAGAGTCCTTGACCAGGACCATCCAGATCAAAGAGGACCTCATCAAG GATCTGCAGATGCAGCTGGTAGATCCCGAAGAAATTCCAGCCGTGGAAAGGCTGACGCAAGAAGTGCTGGTGCTTCGGGAGAAAGTGGCCTTAGTGGAGTCACGAGGACAGGAGGCTACTGGAAACAGAAGGCAGCAG TTGTTACTGATGCTGGAAGGGCTGGTGGCTGAAAGGAATCGGTTAAATGAGGCTCTCCAGGCAGAGAGGCAGCTCTACGGCAGCCTGGTAAAGTTTCACACGCACCCAGACAG CGCTGCAAGAgaccacactctgcaggtggaGCTGGAGGGGGTCCACGAGCTCCGGGGACAACTGGAAGAAGCTCTTGGAAGAAGCTTGGAGCGTTTGAGCAGGCTGGAGACACAGGGCGCCATAGGAG GTCAGGCCACAGGCACAGATGCTGATGATGCCAGTACCAACTTCACCAGCAGCATCAAGGAAGAAGCAGCCCATGGCGTGGCAACCCAGCAC AGCAGTCCCCGGACCCCTAAGGAAAGTGGGGGCACTGAAAGGACCCTGATGGGGAGCACGGCACCCGCCATGCTGGAGCGGGAGTTGCAGGCAGAAAAGGAGCTGCGGGAGCTGAAGGCACAGCTGGAGGAAGCTGGCTTCTCCTCTGTCTCCCAAATCAG GAAGGCGATGCTGAGCCTGTGCCTGGAGAATGCGGAGCTGAAGGAGCAGATGGGTGAAGCCACATCACTGCTGGagagtggggagcaggaggaggctgggctgggcaccCCCCTGGCCCCTGAGCCCCACAGGCTGCAGCGGAAGAGCCGCAGTGCCCTCAGGGATCACCCGACTGGTGGCAGCGGGGATGGCCAGGGGGTCCCGGCAGAGCGGGGAGCTGTGCCTGCCAAACGCCCAGCGCTGGAGGCACGATCCCAGGATGATGTGCCCAAGAGACCTTGCCCTGGCACCACGGGTGGAGGGGACAGGAGCCAT GTGGAGGGCACGATCCCTGGCGGgggctggccagggctgggcGCGGAGCTGCGGTCCCAGGTGGCGCAGGGCCAAAGGCAgtgccaggagctgcaggacaAGCTCGCCGCCTCGGAGGCCACGGTGCGGGCGCAAGCTGAGCAGCTGGAGAAGTACCACATCCTGCTCC GTGAACCCCACGCCCAGCAGCTCAGCAAGCAAGTGCAGGTGGACTTCCAGGACCTGGGCTATGAGACGTGTGGGCGAAGCGAGACTGAGGCTGACCGGGACGAGACCACCAGCCCCG aGTGCGAGGAGCCAGATGTATTCAGCGAGCCCAGCCTGGGCGAGGAGCCGGGGTCCCTGTGCCAGCCAGGGATGCCCAGGGCGGGCAAGGCTGCCCGGAAAGCTGTGGCTCCGGTGGACGTGGGAGCCCTGCACCAGCACATACAGGACCTCAAGACACAGCTACTCAATGCCAACAAGGTGATCCAGAGCCTGCAGCGCCGTGCCCGCTCCATCTCTGTCACCAGTGGCTACACCTCTGGCACCGAGCGGCCCCCACCAGGTCCCATGGCCCTGGCCTCCCCAGCCTACAGCCTCACTGACGAGGACGAGGGCTGGCAGTCGGATGGCCACAGCACCCTCTGCCCGCCCGCCCTGCGGGCACACCGCGACCTGCAGCACCTCGTGCACCGCGTCACCCTCCTCGAGGCACAGCTGCCTGCAACCAAGCCTGGAGGCATTTTGCCCAAGGAGCTGCAATCTGCCACTTGGCCGGG GAAGTACGACTCGCTGATCCAGGCACAGGCTCGCGAGCTCTCCCACCTCCGGCAGGTGCTGCGGGAGGGCCGTGGGGTGAGCCGCAGCCTGGCCCAGCACCTGCGTGATGCCCTGCGGTCCTTTGAGGACATTCTCCGTGGCACCGACATCGACTACTACTTGGGCCAGGGCTTCCGGGAGCAGctggcccagggcaggcagctggcTGAGAGGCTCAGCAACAAGCTGGGCACCA GAGATCGACAAGATGGGGAGGATAAAACCAGCCACGAACTCCTGGCACTGAG GCTCAGCCGGGAGCTCCAGGAGAAGGAGAAGGTGATTGAGAGCCTGGAGGCGAAGCTGCAGGAGCGTTGTGAGTCCCCGGGCAGCAGCCACCCACCCTCCGAATCATCCCGCTctgccaccagctcctccttcGTGTCTGAGGGGCTGGAGCCCTGCTCGGACGGGGACGCAGCCAGCGAGTGCAGCCAGTGCCATGAGGAGCCCGCCCGAATCGCAG GCCTTCACTTTGACTCCTTGTCCAAACCTGTTAGTGcccccctgcctgtgctggcccCCGGGCTGCCCCCCTTCCTGCCTGCTGAGCCCCCCCATCCCGCAGCCCCGCCTCTCCTGGGCTGCTGCGGGACCCCCGTCTGCTCCCTGGCCGAGGCGCAGCAGGAACTGCAGGTGCTCCGGAGGCAGCTGGGAGAAA GTGTGACGCTGCCCGTAGCACCAGCAAAGCCCACAGCCCCACTGGGCCCCTTCGGAGAGGGCAGCAAAGCCCCGGCGTCGCTCTGCCGACACGGTgcgctgcagagcctggctgagatCCCCGGGGCCACCGAGACCTGCGCCCTCTGGGACGTACCCCCTCCCGGCCAGCCGCTTTATGGGGCCCTGCCGTTGGGGTACCCCTCCAGCCAGAGGCTAACGG GGGCAGACCTGCTGGAGGAACACTTGGTGGAGATCCGGAGCCTGCGCCAGCGCCTCGAGGAGTCCATCTGCACCAACGACCGGCTCCGGGAGCAGCTCGAACGCCGCCTGGCCTCCACCAGCAAGGCCAGCG GACTGCCTGGAGATGTCTGCACCCAGACGCTGGAGCCGGGGCTGCAGCTGAGCGGGGAGAACCAGGCTCTGCGTGAGGACAACCGGACCCTGCGGCTCCAGTGTGACCACCTCTCCCAAG agctggcGCAGGTGCAGGAGGCGCTCCTGGCTGCCTGCTCCCGGGCACGGGAGGCTGAAGCAGAGCTGGGCCAGAGGCGTGGGGAGCAGCGGAGGCTGGCGGAGGAGCTCACCAAGCACCAAGAGGGTGTCCAGCAGCTCCGGGAGGAGCGGCGCTCTCTGCAGGAGGACAACAACAG gctgcagcacaCAGTGAcgctcctgcagcagcagtaTGAGGAGCACCGCCTGCTCCTGCAGACCCTGCGCATGGAGCTGCACGTCTATGAGAGCCTTCCTGGCCCCTCTGCCGAGACCCGTGCAG GCTGCTTCCCATCTCCTCCAGTGCGGGATGTTGGCACAAGTTCAGCAGCTCCCCTCTTCTCCCAGCTGCCCTCTGACACGTCGGTGGCCCGGCGGATGGATG AGCCACGTGGGGCAGACCCGCTGGTGAGCAAGACCGAGGGACCGACGGGGGCCCATGTTGTCGGCCGCCTGGACACCTACCGGGCCCTGGAGCAGCACATCCTGGAGGGGAAGGCGCTGGCCCACGAGCTGATGTGTCTCACGCGCCCGGCCCTTGGGCTGCCCAACTGCCCACTCCCAGGAAAGGAGGTAACGCGTGGGCAGgacggggctggcggcggcggggggccagACCCTCCGTGGCCCATGTGTAAAGTGGCTCCTGAGCCCGCTACCAGCCCTGAGGCTTGCAGGGCCGGCAAGTGGCAGGTAGTCCCCAGCCTGGGGGCTGTTGCCGGCACTGCCCTGCCATGTTGGGCTGGGCACGGCGAGTCCCCGGGTGCAGCGGGATGCGGGTGCCCCAGCAGCACCGGCTCCCGCACCCTTCTCCCGCAGGCCCTGGGGTGGGCGGGCGCCGGGCACCTCTGGGGCAGCGCCAGCACCCTGCACCACGTCCTGGAGGAGTGTGCATCTTTCCTCGCTGCCTTCTGGAGCACTGTGCTGCCTGTCGGCCCTGCCCAGCACCAGGGCAAG GAGCAGGAGCTACAGGGCGAGATCGTGGCGCTGCGGGCCCAGCTGTCTGAGAGGGAGGATGCTCTGCGGAGCACGGCCGAGCGGCTGCGTGGCACAGCCCAGCTCAAGGACAGCATGGAGCAGTTCATCGTGAGCCAGC TGACCAGGACCCACAGTGTGCTGCGCAAGGCCAGGACGAACCTGGAG GTGAAGGCCCAGCAGGCCCTGCCTGTCGCATGA